In Syntrophales bacterium, a single window of DNA contains:
- a CDS encoding radical SAM protein: MALPLIKVVQLTLTNRCQLNCGHCGVAELRSVMPGELTLEQIDDVFRDLRLAGCLVVDLFGGEPTLRKDLFEIIRRGKSSGFMMSLETNGWLLDGAFVRGLEAAGLDQIYLSLDDYRPEEHDRRRGRAGSFERAVRALELGAATSMAVHVSIVPQTAEFFTGGDMNRFMAFVLEKGAGKVRLLLPRFSGRSARPDGSPFAARRERDLFACIAPEYAPHIYVHTPGTPVGETNKCTAKNIFCHIMSNGWIAPCPYLPLVFGDATRESVVEVFERMQSHPLVRLGGDTCPMRNPDYIEEHIRPMGPGRPFYPIASENQVNLGAPCPPDCRGCDAAGRPSRRPAEAVIRDLQAVDPNYRSIEFYGGDALLRADLIGILGRVPSGADIRLWTTGSWLPEDPGFRERLRSFPVRAIRVMMPLDDAGTPGGLGGALGRIRSVQGLGIPVHLYMPADAPAELHRVMAENAVRLGVERIYLFQRDPAAPLPNAAACFGRALGRARLAWTARPPA; this comes from the coding sequence ATGGCCCTGCCGCTCATCAAAGTCGTCCAGCTCACCCTCACCAACCGCTGCCAACTGAACTGCGGGCACTGCGGGGTGGCGGAGCTCCGGAGCGTCATGCCCGGCGAGCTGACCCTGGAGCAGATCGACGACGTCTTCCGGGACCTCCGGCTGGCGGGCTGCCTGGTGGTGGACCTCTTCGGCGGCGAGCCGACGCTCCGGAAGGACCTGTTCGAGATCATCCGGCGCGGGAAGTCCTCCGGATTCATGATGTCCCTGGAGACGAACGGCTGGCTCCTGGACGGGGCCTTTGTCCGGGGACTGGAAGCGGCGGGCCTGGACCAGATCTACCTCAGCCTGGACGATTATCGCCCGGAAGAGCACGACCGGCGGAGAGGGAGGGCGGGGAGCTTCGAGCGGGCCGTCCGGGCGCTGGAGCTGGGTGCGGCGACCTCCATGGCCGTGCATGTCTCCATCGTGCCGCAGACGGCCGAATTCTTCACCGGCGGCGACATGAACCGGTTCATGGCCTTCGTCCTTGAGAAGGGAGCCGGGAAGGTGCGGCTCCTCCTGCCCCGCTTTTCCGGCCGGTCGGCCCGTCCCGACGGATCCCCCTTTGCCGCGCGCCGGGAGCGGGATCTCTTCGCCTGCATCGCCCCGGAGTACGCCCCCCACATTTATGTTCACACGCCGGGGACGCCGGTGGGGGAGACGAACAAGTGCACGGCCAAGAACATCTTCTGCCACATCATGAGCAACGGCTGGATCGCCCCCTGCCCGTACCTTCCCCTCGTATTCGGCGACGCGACGCGCGAGTCCGTGGTGGAGGTGTTCGAGCGGATGCAGTCCCATCCGCTGGTCCGGCTGGGCGGGGACACCTGCCCGATGCGGAACCCCGACTACATCGAGGAGCACATCCGGCCCATGGGCCCGGGGCGCCCCTTCTATCCCATCGCCTCGGAAAACCAGGTGAACCTTGGCGCCCCCTGCCCGCCGGACTGCCGCGGCTGCGATGCCGCCGGAAGGCCGTCGCGCAGGCCCGCCGAGGCGGTGATCCGCGACCTTCAGGCCGTGGACCCGAACTACCGGAGCATCGAGTTCTACGGCGGGGACGCGCTACTCCGGGCCGATCTGATCGGCATCCTCGGCAGGGTTCCCTCCGGTGCGGACATCCGCCTCTGGACGACGGGAAGCTGGCTGCCGGAGGATCCGGGGTTCCGGGAACGGCTGCGCTCCTTTCCCGTCCGCGCCATCCGGGTGATGATGCCTCTGGACGATGCGGGGACGCCGGGTGGCCTTGGGGGCGCCCTGGGACGGATCCGGTCCGTTCAGGGGCTGGGCATCCCCGTCCATCTGTACATGCCCGCCGACGCCCCGGCGGAGCTGCACCGGGTGATGGCCGAAAACGCGGTCCGTCTGGGGGTGGAACGGATCTATCTCTTTCAACGCGATCCGGCGGCGCCGCTGCCGAACGCGGCCGCCTGTTTCGGCAGGGCCTTGGGCCGGGCGCGGCTGGCCTGGACCGCCCGCCCCCCGGCATAG
- a CDS encoding zinc-dependent alcohol dehydrogenase family protein — protein MKAMILKGISSLRENPAPLEPADVPHPEPGDGEVLLRVSACGVCHTELDEIEGRTTPPRFPVIPGHQVVGRVVGHGRGAERFPAGERVGVGWIYRACGRCSFCLEGNENLCPGFEATGRDTDGGYAEYMTVPEAFVHPLPPAFTDVEAAPLLCAGAIGWRSLRLTGLRNGQRLGLTGFGASAHLVLRLVRHRFPDTPVFVFARSDRERAFARELGAVWAGDTADTAPERLDAVIDTTPAWRPVVEAMRNLAPGGRLVINAIRKEEGDKTALLALHYPEHLWMEKEIKSVANVARRDISEFLAMAAEIPIRPEVQAYPLAEANRALVELKEGKIRGAKVLVMGD, from the coding sequence ATGAAGGCGATGATCCTGAAGGGCATATCCAGTCTTCGGGAGAACCCCGCGCCCCTGGAGCCCGCAGATGTACCCCATCCGGAGCCGGGCGACGGGGAGGTCCTTCTCAGGGTCTCCGCCTGCGGCGTCTGCCACACGGAACTGGACGAGATCGAAGGCCGGACGACGCCGCCCCGCTTCCCCGTCATCCCGGGCCACCAGGTGGTCGGCCGGGTCGTCGGGCACGGACGCGGGGCGGAGCGGTTTCCAGCCGGAGAACGGGTCGGTGTCGGCTGGATCTACCGGGCCTGCGGCCGCTGCTCGTTCTGCCTGGAGGGAAACGAAAATCTATGCCCGGGCTTCGAGGCGACGGGACGGGACACGGATGGAGGGTACGCGGAATACATGACCGTTCCGGAGGCCTTCGTCCATCCCCTGCCGCCGGCCTTTACCGACGTCGAGGCGGCTCCGCTCCTGTGCGCCGGGGCCATCGGCTGGCGGTCCCTCCGGCTGACGGGCCTGCGGAACGGACAACGCCTCGGCCTGACGGGATTCGGCGCCTCGGCCCACCTGGTGCTGCGGCTGGTGCGGCACCGCTTCCCCGACACGCCCGTCTTCGTCTTCGCCCGGAGCGATCGGGAGCGGGCCTTCGCCCGGGAACTGGGCGCCGTCTGGGCGGGGGATACCGCCGATACAGCCCCGGAGAGGCTCGACGCCGTCATCGACACGACGCCGGCCTGGAGGCCCGTCGTGGAGGCCATGAGAAACCTGGCCCCGGGAGGCCGCCTGGTGATCAACGCGATCCGCAAGGAGGAGGGTGACAAAACGGCTCTCCTCGCTCTCCATTATCCCGAGCATCTCTGGATGGAGAAGGAGATCAAAAGCGTGGCCAACGTGGCCCGGCGGGACATCTCGGAATTCCTGGCCATGGCGGCGGAGATTCCCATCCGGCCGGAGGTGCAGGCGTATCCCCTGGCGGAGGCGAACCGCGCTCTGGTGGAATTGAAGGAAGGAAAGATCCGGGGGGCGAAGGTGCTCGTGATGGGGGATTGA
- a CDS encoding mandelate racemase/muconate lactonizing enzyme family protein — protein sequence MKIDRIELFHVAVPLPKPFWPSWIPGYPQTVNRFTLIRLTTDGGLQGLAAGMAFEREREGLGGLIGPYLIGLDPTDIDLVRRRLREVGYLGWRNYWIEAACWDIRGKAEGKPVWALLGGTDDRPVPVYASTGEVHPPAQRAGEVLRLREMGFRTVKLRVHSATIQEDIAQVEAVRRAVGDTMEIGVDANQGWPVTIIEKPPIWDLERATGFARACKDLNVSWLEEPLDMYAWDELAELRRLALVPIAGAELNAGWQEYRIMLEKGSFDIYQPDATMGGGIGDSKKVLDACMAQGLDFSPHTWTNGLGFLINLHLYAASPRKHPLEYPYEPPAWIPEYRDGILAEPIRVSPEGTVELPKGPGLGIVLDEDRLAHYGEKFFEITPGGIAAKAIREKGLFTAIKLAMKKGK from the coding sequence ATGAAAATCGACCGCATTGAGCTCTTTCACGTCGCCGTTCCCCTTCCCAAGCCCTTCTGGCCGTCCTGGATCCCCGGCTATCCACAGACGGTGAACCGCTTCACCCTGATCCGCCTCACCACCGACGGGGGGCTCCAGGGCCTGGCGGCGGGCATGGCCTTCGAGCGGGAGCGGGAAGGCCTGGGCGGCCTCATCGGGCCGTACCTGATCGGCCTGGACCCGACGGACATCGACCTCGTCCGGCGGCGGCTCCGGGAGGTCGGCTACCTGGGCTGGCGGAACTACTGGATCGAGGCGGCCTGCTGGGACATCCGGGGCAAGGCGGAGGGAAAGCCCGTGTGGGCGCTCCTGGGCGGCACAGATGACCGGCCCGTCCCCGTTTACGCCTCCACCGGCGAGGTCCATCCACCGGCACAGCGGGCCGGGGAGGTGCTCCGTCTCCGGGAGATGGGTTTCCGGACGGTGAAGCTCCGGGTCCACAGCGCCACGATCCAGGAGGACATCGCCCAGGTGGAGGCGGTTCGCCGGGCGGTCGGCGACACAATGGAAATCGGAGTCGACGCCAACCAGGGCTGGCCTGTCACGATCATCGAAAAGCCGCCGATCTGGGATCTCGAGCGGGCGACCGGGTTCGCCCGGGCCTGCAAGGACCTGAACGTCTCCTGGCTTGAGGAGCCCCTGGACATGTACGCCTGGGACGAGCTGGCGGAGCTCCGCCGGTTGGCGCTCGTCCCCATTGCCGGGGCGGAGCTCAACGCCGGCTGGCAGGAGTACAGGATCATGCTGGAAAAGGGGAGTTTCGACATCTACCAGCCCGACGCCACCATGGGCGGCGGCATCGGCGACTCGAAGAAGGTCCTGGACGCCTGCATGGCTCAGGGACTGGACTTCAGCCCCCACACCTGGACGAACGGCCTCGGCTTCCTCATCAATCTGCATCTTTATGCCGCGAGCCCCCGGAAGCACCCCCTCGAGTACCCTTACGAACCGCCCGCCTGGATCCCCGAGTACCGGGACGGGATCCTGGCGGAGCCGATCCGGGTCTCGCCCGAAGGCACCGTGGAACTCCCGAAGGGACCCGGCCTCGGCATCGTTCTGGACGAGGACAGGCTCGCCCACTACGGGGAGAAGTTCTTCGAGATCACCCCCGGGGGGATCGCCGCGAAGGCCATCCGGGAAAAGGGGCTGTTCACAGCCATCAAGCTGGCCATGAAGAAAGGAAAGTAG
- the hslO gene encoding Hsp33 family molecular chaperone HslO, which produces MTKSSIQKEPAGSRLVRAISEDGAILALACDTTEPAARSAGRHGASPVAAAALGRALTGGALLASLLKEGQSVALKFEAEGPLGRIVAEAERNGHVRGYVQNPGADVPDREGKLDVSGALGTNGFLTVLKDLGLKEPYQGIVRLCSGEIAQDIAHYLLDSEQIPSAVALGTYVEADGRVSAAGGFLVQSLPPPDPDAVERIASRLEAMPPVTTLLRQGKTPEDLLRDIFSDIPFRILETQPLTLRCSCSRSRIERVLVSLGVQELKEMLEERGEAEVSCQFCRTVYRFSREELAELIGRIA; this is translated from the coding sequence ATGACAAAATCATCTATACAAAAGGAACCTGCAGGGAGCCGCCTGGTCCGGGCCATTTCCGAAGACGGCGCAATTCTGGCCCTGGCCTGCGACACCACGGAACCGGCCGCCCGCTCCGCCGGCCGTCACGGGGCCTCTCCCGTCGCCGCCGCCGCCCTTGGACGGGCCCTCACCGGCGGGGCGCTCCTGGCCTCCCTTCTCAAGGAAGGACAGAGCGTGGCCCTGAAGTTCGAGGCCGAAGGCCCGCTGGGCAGGATCGTGGCGGAGGCCGAACGGAACGGTCATGTCCGGGGATACGTCCAGAATCCGGGCGCCGATGTGCCGGACCGGGAAGGCAAGCTGGACGTCTCCGGGGCCCTGGGAACAAACGGTTTCCTGACGGTCCTGAAAGACCTCGGCCTGAAGGAACCCTACCAGGGGATCGTCCGCCTCTGCTCCGGCGAGATCGCCCAGGACATCGCCCACTACCTCCTCGATTCGGAGCAGATCCCCTCCGCCGTTGCCCTGGGCACGTACGTGGAGGCCGACGGCCGCGTGTCGGCCGCCGGGGGATTCCTGGTCCAGTCGCTCCCCCCGCCGGATCCGGACGCGGTGGAGCGCATCGCCTCCCGCCTGGAGGCGATGCCCCCCGTAACCACCCTGCTCAGGCAGGGAAAGACACCGGAAGACCTGCTCCGGGACATCTTCTCCGACATCCCGTTCCGCATCCTGGAGACGCAGCCCCTGACGCTCCGGTGCTCCTGCAGCCGCAGCCGGATCGAACGGGTGCTGGTCAGCCTGGGAGTTCAGGAGCTGAAAGAAATGCTGGAGGAGCGGGGAGAGGCCGAGGTGAGTTGCCAGTTCTGCCGGACCGTCTACCGGTTCAGCCGGGAGGAGTTGGCGGAACTGATCGGGCGCATCGCCTGA
- a CDS encoding NAD(P)-binding protein, with protein MDKLGTSPCKASCPTHISVQGYVALIATGKFKEALKLIKKDNPFPIVCGRVCNHPCETACMRGKVDEPIDIMHLKRFVADLDLKDETRYIPEKKESKGKKVAIVGAGPAGLTCAYYLAAEGYDCEVFESLPVAGGWLAVGIPEYRLPKDVLKAEIKVIEDLGVKIHLNRPVGKDLPFAQLQKDFDAVFIGCGTVNSSKLNIPGEDMQGVIHGVDYLKRVNLGEKVFLGDKVAVVGGGNVAMDAVRTAIRTGSKDVFILYRRSRAEMPASPEEIEEALEEGIKMEFLVAPKRVVGENGKVTGIECTRMELGEPDASGRRRPIEIKGSEFVVPCDALIPAIGQEADLDFVPAESGISINKWKNFDVDAVTFATNVPGVFAGGDVVTGPQTVVKAVFAGKEAAVSIDRYLQGEDMAAGRAKDWTKDLADKADVSAVPKAPRAKYPHMKPDERRTNFQEVGIGFGEEEAVREAQRCLACGICSECYQCVDACIAKAINHDDTFEEETIEVGAVIAAPGFETFDASIRGEYGFGTYANVVTAIQFERILSASGPYFGHVQRISDGKEPRKIAFIQCVGSRDTSCGNSWCSSVCCMYATKEAIIGKEHAKDLEPTIFFMDIRAHGKDFDRFVNRAKNEYGIRYVRSMPSSVKELQQSKNLLMKYVTEDGKLVEEEFEMVVLSVGLTPPPEAAKLAKALGINLEEHGFCQTALDNPVQTSRSGVFVCGAFGGPKDIPETVMEASSAAACAAGLLSERRGTMITEEELPLESDIRGVGPRTGVFVCHCGINIGGVVNVPEVVEYAKSLPNVVFATDNLFTCSQDTAVKMGEVIKEQNLTRVVVASCSPRTHEGLFQENCEKAGLNRYLFEMANIRDQDSWVHMHEPEAATEKAKDLVRMSIAKAQFLKPLKPGQLNVNKNVLIIGGGLAGITAALSFADQGFKSYIVEKKPSLGGNYANLYFTLEGLDTKKHLTGLIDRVKKNDLITVFTGTEIAKIEGFIGNYKTTVKTKDGEEQFEHGVVIVATGGYELETKEYLYGQSDRVLTQRELEKLIAEKDAKAAAAKSVTMIQCVGSRIPERPYCSRYCCSEAIKNALKLKEADPEKDVTILYRDIRTFGLKEDYYKKARELNVKFVRYDEDRKPEVRTEGDKVVIRLLDPILNETVEFKTDLLALSVGTVPNPENEEIGKMLKVPTNQDGFFLEAHVKLRPVDFATDGVFMCGMSHAPKLSEDSIVQANAAVSRACTILTKDFIEAEGKTAYVNKERCAACGLCEVNCPFRAIAVDLAEGCAVVNTVLCKGCGVCTASCRMNAVDLNGFNNEEVLAQIAAM; from the coding sequence ATCGACAAGCTCGGCACCTCCCCCTGCAAGGCGAGTTGCCCGACCCACATCAGCGTCCAGGGGTATGTCGCCCTCATCGCTACGGGGAAATTCAAGGAAGCCCTGAAGCTCATCAAGAAGGACAACCCGTTCCCCATCGTATGCGGCCGGGTCTGCAACCACCCCTGCGAGACGGCCTGCATGCGCGGCAAGGTTGATGAGCCCATCGACATCATGCACCTGAAGCGCTTCGTCGCCGACCTGGACCTGAAGGACGAGACCCGCTACATCCCCGAGAAGAAGGAGAGCAAGGGGAAGAAGGTGGCCATCGTCGGCGCCGGGCCCGCGGGCCTCACCTGCGCCTACTACCTGGCTGCCGAAGGCTACGACTGCGAGGTCTTCGAGTCCCTGCCCGTGGCGGGCGGCTGGCTGGCGGTCGGCATTCCCGAGTACCGTCTCCCCAAGGACGTCCTGAAGGCCGAGATCAAGGTCATCGAGGACCTGGGGGTCAAGATCCATCTGAACAGGCCTGTGGGCAAGGATCTCCCCTTCGCCCAGCTCCAGAAGGACTTCGATGCCGTCTTCATCGGCTGCGGCACCGTCAACAGCAGCAAGCTGAACATCCCCGGGGAGGACATGCAGGGCGTCATCCACGGCGTGGATTACCTGAAGCGGGTGAACCTGGGCGAGAAGGTCTTCCTGGGCGACAAGGTCGCCGTCGTCGGCGGCGGGAACGTGGCCATGGACGCCGTCCGGACGGCCATCCGTACGGGCTCGAAAGACGTCTTCATCCTCTACCGCCGGTCCCGGGCTGAAATGCCCGCTTCTCCGGAGGAGATCGAGGAGGCCTTGGAAGAGGGCATCAAGATGGAATTCCTCGTGGCCCCCAAGCGGGTCGTCGGGGAGAACGGAAAGGTGACGGGCATCGAGTGCACCCGGATGGAACTGGGCGAGCCCGACGCCAGCGGCCGTCGGCGCCCCATCGAGATCAAGGGCTCCGAGTTCGTCGTTCCCTGCGATGCCCTGATCCCGGCCATCGGCCAGGAGGCGGACCTTGATTTCGTTCCCGCCGAGAGCGGCATCTCCATCAACAAGTGGAAAAACTTCGACGTCGACGCGGTCACCTTCGCGACGAACGTCCCCGGTGTCTTCGCCGGCGGCGACGTGGTCACGGGACCCCAGACGGTCGTCAAGGCCGTCTTCGCCGGGAAGGAAGCGGCCGTGTCCATCGACCGGTATCTCCAGGGCGAGGACATGGCAGCCGGACGGGCGAAGGACTGGACGAAAGATCTGGCCGACAAGGCCGACGTGAGCGCCGTTCCGAAGGCTCCCCGGGCGAAATATCCGCACATGAAGCCGGACGAGCGGAGGACCAATTTCCAGGAAGTCGGCATCGGCTTCGGCGAGGAAGAGGCCGTCCGCGAGGCCCAGCGCTGCCTGGCCTGCGGCATCTGCTCCGAGTGCTATCAGTGCGTCGACGCCTGTATCGCGAAGGCGATCAACCATGACGATACCTTCGAGGAAGAGACCATCGAGGTCGGGGCCGTCATCGCTGCCCCGGGCTTCGAGACCTTTGATGCATCCATCCGCGGCGAGTATGGATTCGGCACCTACGCCAACGTTGTGACGGCGATCCAGTTCGAGCGCATCCTCTCCGCGTCGGGTCCCTACTTCGGACACGTCCAGCGCATCTCCGACGGCAAGGAGCCCCGGAAGATCGCCTTCATCCAGTGCGTGGGCTCCCGGGACACCTCCTGCGGCAACAGCTGGTGCTCCTCCGTTTGCTGCATGTATGCCACGAAGGAGGCCATCATCGGCAAGGAGCACGCCAAGGACCTGGAGCCGACCATCTTCTTCATGGACATCCGGGCCCACGGCAAGGACTTCGACCGGTTCGTCAACCGGGCGAAGAACGAGTACGGGATCCGTTACGTCCGCTCCATGCCCTCCAGCGTGAAGGAACTCCAGCAGTCCAAGAACCTGCTGATGAAATACGTGACCGAGGACGGCAAGCTTGTCGAGGAAGAGTTTGAAATGGTGGTCCTCTCGGTCGGTCTGACGCCTCCCCCGGAGGCGGCGAAACTTGCCAAGGCTCTGGGAATCAATCTCGAAGAGCACGGCTTCTGCCAGACCGCCCTCGATAACCCCGTTCAGACCAGCCGGAGTGGCGTCTTCGTCTGCGGCGCCTTCGGCGGGCCCAAGGACATTCCCGAGACGGTCATGGAGGCGTCGAGCGCCGCGGCCTGCGCCGCCGGCCTCCTGTCGGAGCGCCGGGGTACGATGATCACCGAGGAGGAACTTCCCCTGGAGTCGGATATCCGCGGGGTCGGCCCCCGGACGGGCGTTTTTGTCTGCCACTGCGGCATCAACATCGGCGGCGTGGTCAACGTTCCGGAGGTCGTCGAGTACGCCAAGAGCCTGCCCAACGTGGTCTTTGCCACGGACAACCTCTTCACCTGCTCCCAGGATACAGCCGTGAAAATGGGCGAGGTCATCAAGGAGCAGAACCTGACCCGCGTCGTCGTCGCCTCCTGCTCCCCCCGGACCCACGAGGGGCTCTTCCAGGAGAACTGCGAGAAGGCGGGACTCAACCGCTACCTCTTCGAGATGGCGAACATCCGGGACCAGGATTCTTGGGTTCACATGCACGAGCCCGAGGCGGCCACCGAGAAGGCCAAGGACCTGGTGAGGATGTCCATCGCCAAGGCCCAGTTCCTTAAGCCCCTGAAGCCGGGTCAGCTGAACGTCAACAAGAACGTCCTCATCATCGGCGGCGGGCTGGCGGGCATCACGGCGGCCCTCTCTTTCGCGGACCAGGGATTCAAGTCCTACATCGTAGAGAAGAAACCGTCCCTCGGCGGCAACTATGCAAACCTTTACTTCACCCTCGAAGGCCTGGATACGAAGAAGCACCTGACGGGCCTGATCGATCGCGTGAAGAAGAACGACCTGATCACGGTCTTCACGGGAACGGAAATCGCGAAGATCGAGGGCTTCATCGGCAACTACAAGACCACCGTCAAGACGAAGGACGGGGAAGAGCAGTTCGAGCACGGAGTGGTCATCGTGGCCACCGGCGGGTACGAGCTGGAGACGAAAGAGTACCTCTACGGCCAGTCGGACCGCGTCCTGACCCAGCGGGAGCTCGAGAAGCTGATCGCCGAGAAGGATGCCAAGGCGGCGGCGGCCAAGAGCGTCACCATGATCCAGTGCGTTGGTTCCCGCATCCCCGAGCGGCCTTACTGCAGCCGCTACTGCTGCTCCGAGGCGATCAAGAACGCCCTGAAGCTCAAGGAAGCGGACCCGGAGAAGGACGTCACGATTCTCTATCGCGACATCCGGACCTTCGGCCTCAAGGAGGACTACTACAAGAAGGCCCGCGAGCTGAACGTCAAGTTCGTCCGCTACGATGAGGACCGGAAGCCCGAGGTCAGGACCGAGGGTGACAAGGTGGTGATCCGCCTGCTCGACCCCATCCTCAACGAGACGGTGGAGTTCAAGACGGATCTCCTGGCCCTCAGCGTCGGTACCGTTCCGAACCCGGAGAACGAGGAAATCGGAAAGATGCTGAAGGTGCCGACCAACCAGGACGGGTTCTTCCTGGAGGCCCACGTGAAGCTCCGTCCGGTCGATTTCGCCACCGACGGCGTCTTCATGTGCGGCATGTCCCACGCGCCGAAACTGAGCGAGGACTCCATCGTCCAGGCCAACGCGGCGGTCTCCCGGGCCTGCACGATCCTCACGAAGGACTTCATCGAGGCCGAGGGCAAGACGGCCTATGTCAACAAGGAGCGGTGCGCCGCCTGTGGGCTCTGCGAGGTCAACTGCCCCTTCAGGGCCATTGCCGTGGACCTCGCCGAGGGGTGCGCGGTGGTCAACACCGTCCTCTGCAAGGGCTGCGGGGTCTGCACAGCCTCCTGCCGCATGAACGCCGTGGACCTGAACGGCTTCAACAACGAGGAAGTGCTGGCGCAGATCGCTGCCATGTAG
- a CDS encoding hydrogenase iron-sulfur subunit, translating into MSGQEAKGNWEPKIVAIVCNWCTYAGADLAGISRIQYPPNVRIIRVPCTGRINPFYVVKALQEGADGVLISGCHPGECHYLTGNLSARRKFAALKRFLSYIGVEGDRTIFTWVSASEGERFAKVIKGVTERVTSLGPANKLVKKL; encoded by the coding sequence ATGTCTGGACAAGAAGCCAAGGGAAACTGGGAGCCGAAAATCGTGGCCATCGTCTGCAACTGGTGCACCTACGCCGGGGCGGACCTGGCCGGGATCAGCCGGATCCAGTATCCCCCGAACGTTCGCATCATCCGCGTCCCCTGCACGGGACGGATCAATCCCTTTTACGTCGTGAAGGCCCTCCAGGAAGGGGCCGACGGCGTTCTGATTTCCGGCTGCCACCCCGGGGAATGCCACTACCTGACGGGCAACCTCTCGGCCCGGCGGAAATTCGCCGCGCTGAAACGTTTCCTTTCCTACATCGGCGTGGAGGGAGACCGGACGATCTTCACCTGGGTGTCCGCCTCCGAAGGGGAGCGGTTCGCCAAGGTCATCAAGGGAGTGACGGAGCGGGTGACCTCCCTCGGTCCGGCGAACAAGCTGGTGAAGAAACTCTAA